One window of Nocardia sp. NBC_00508 genomic DNA carries:
- a CDS encoding TetR/AcrR family transcriptional regulator: MAATRRSRSDSSPRTRPGDARRRMVDGAIDSLRVHGASATSVDRVLAATGAPRGSVYHHFPGGRTELITDAVTTAGELMSAFIERLTHDNDPATALDRFAAMWRRTLLDSDFRAGCPIFAVAVETNDDAPEFARLAGEVFHRWQRALTEMLQRHDVPADRALRLATLTVAAFEGAIALCRVHRDIAPLDDAVRELRHLVTAC; encoded by the coding sequence ATGGCAGCGACACGCCGATCCCGCAGCGACAGTTCCCCACGCACCCGGCCGGGGGACGCGCGGCGGCGGATGGTCGACGGCGCGATCGACTCGCTGCGCGTGCACGGCGCCAGCGCCACCAGCGTGGACCGGGTACTCGCGGCCACCGGCGCGCCACGCGGCTCGGTGTATCACCACTTTCCCGGTGGACGCACCGAGCTGATCACCGACGCGGTCACCACCGCGGGGGAGCTGATGTCGGCCTTCATCGAGCGCCTCACCCACGACAACGACCCCGCCACCGCCCTGGACCGGTTCGCGGCGATGTGGCGGCGCACCCTGCTCGACAGCGACTTCCGCGCGGGCTGCCCGATCTTCGCCGTCGCCGTCGAAACCAACGACGACGCACCGGAATTCGCCCGCCTCGCCGGGGAGGTCTTCCACCGCTGGCAACGCGCGCTCACCGAGATGCTGCAGCGCCACGACGTGCCTGCCGACCGCGCGCTGCGCCTGGCCACCCTGACGGTCGCCGCGTTCGAGGGCGCGATCGCCCTGTGCCGCGTCCACCGCGACATCGCTCCACTCGACGACGCCGTGCGCGAGCTGCGCCACCTGGTGACCGCCTGCTGA
- a CDS encoding alpha/beta fold hydrolase has product MEEFAAWRANGRRLTHRGHQIFWRDGGGGPDGTLVCIHGFPTASWDWHRIWPSLCERFARVIAPDMIGFGWSAKPLNYDYRIADQADLHENLLRDQGIHRFHVLAHDYGDTVAQELLARDAERRAAGDESLVLESVCLLNGGLFPETHRARLVQRLLASPLGPLVGVLGTERTFHRSLAAVFGPDTKPTDAELHQFWLLWCSKHGKRNGHKLIRYMGERRKHRQRWVGALQHAHVPIRLVDGPADPVSGAHMVRRYRQLIPDPDVVELPRIGHYPQLEAPEQTLAALLEFHGNRVHKPTS; this is encoded by the coding sequence CGCGGCCACCAGATCTTCTGGCGCGACGGCGGCGGCGGGCCGGACGGGACGCTGGTGTGCATCCACGGATTCCCCACCGCGTCCTGGGACTGGCACCGGATCTGGCCCAGCCTGTGCGAACGCTTCGCGCGGGTCATCGCCCCGGACATGATCGGCTTCGGCTGGTCGGCCAAACCACTCAACTACGACTACCGCATCGCCGACCAGGCCGACCTGCACGAGAACCTGCTGCGCGACCAGGGCATCCACCGATTCCACGTGCTCGCCCACGACTACGGCGACACCGTCGCCCAGGAACTGCTGGCGCGCGACGCCGAACGCCGCGCGGCCGGTGACGAGTCGCTGGTGCTGGAATCGGTGTGCCTGCTCAACGGCGGCCTGTTCCCCGAAACCCACCGCGCGCGGCTGGTGCAGCGGCTGCTGGCCAGTCCGCTCGGACCGCTCGTCGGCGTGCTCGGCACCGAACGCACCTTCCACCGCAGCCTGGCCGCGGTGTTCGGGCCCGACACCAAACCCACCGACGCCGAACTCCACCAGTTCTGGCTGCTGTGGTGCAGCAAACACGGTAAACGCAACGGCCACAAGCTGATCCGCTACATGGGCGAACGCCGCAAGCACCGGCAGCGCTGGGTGGGCGCGCTGCAGCACGCGCACGTCCCGATCCGGCTCGTCGACGGGCCCGCCGATCCGGTGTCCGGCGCTCACATGGTGCGCCGCTACCGCCAGCTGATCCCCGACCCCGACGTGGTGGAACTGCCGCGCATCGGCCATTACCCGCAACTGGAAGCGCCCGAGCAGACCCTCGCGGCACTGCTGGAATTCCACGGCAACCGGGTGCACAAGCCCACCTCGTGA